In a genomic window of Chaetodon trifascialis isolate fChaTrf1 chromosome 8, fChaTrf1.hap1, whole genome shotgun sequence:
- the tmdd1 gene encoding LOW QUALITY PROTEIN: transmembrane and death domain protein 1 (The sequence of the model RefSeq protein was modified relative to this genomic sequence to represent the inferred CDS: deleted 1 base in 1 codon), whose amino-acid sequence MKLWKFCPLLVFLLLSSTLGEDTVAEDIGVHQLQRLVELLTSKECEDLLFALSHPEENIFQHLERLSLEKNQLDLKPRAKRDTSAAADSEAQCRTALTDWLLRYGEQTYYDRLSRALQHIGRADIAIEVGKNINQDKILSLKRYVEDYHKYVSSLNLPPVQSDAKDHQHEGQRVRKRKVRDLTWRDLDLIVERAPVPPYQKGPLDVALPLLYGILLGFGGTLLVGVSILLVVIRVSRETSPADSSGSPAVSSRLETQCWKMQLLGGCNTGSFGV is encoded by the exons ATGAAACTCTGGAAATTCTGTCCCCttttggtttttcttcttctgagttCAACACTTGGAGAAGACACAG TGGCAGAAGACATCGGTGTCCATCAGCTGCAGCGATTAGTGGAACTGCTGACATCGAAGGAGTGCGAGGACCTTCTGTTCGCCCTCTCTCACCCAGAGGAGAACATCTTTCAGCACCTTGAGCGCCTCTCTCTGGAAAAAAATCAGCTAGATCTCAAACCTCGAGCCAAGAGAgacacctctgctgctgcag ATAGTGAAGCTCAGTGCCGGACGGCCCTGACAGACTGGCTGCTGAGGTACGGCGAGCAGACCTACTACGACAGGCTTTCCCGCGCCTTGCAGCACATCGGCAGAGCTGACATCGCCATCG AAGTGGGGAAGAACATCAACCAGGACAAAATCTTGAGCCTGAAACGCTACGTGGAGGATTATCACAAATATGTCAGCTCTTTAAACCTCCCACCGGTGCAGTCGGACGCAAAGGACCACCAGCACGAAGGCCAGAGGGTCCGAAAAAGAAAAG tgaggGATCTGACTTGGCGTGACCTGGATCTGATTGTGGAGCGGGCTCCTGTCCCCCCGTACCAGAAGGGGCCTTTGGATGTAGCTCTGCCGCTGCTGTATGGCATCCTGCTGGGCTTCGGAGGTACGTTGCTGGTGGGCGTCTCCATACTTCTCGTCGTCATTCGAGTCTCGCGT GAAACCAGCCCGGCCGACTCCTCGGGGTCACCAGCAGTGAGCTCACGGCTGGAAACGCAATGCTGGAAGATGCAGCTTCTGGGAGGCTGCAACACAGGCAGCTTCGGGGTTTAA